One Borreliella chilensis DNA window includes the following coding sequences:
- a CDS encoding ATPase AAA, with translation MVEIDSKEIARKNKNKEVSTWHLLMSIIITPKKSEIKFIDTKTLKNIKQEAISEIEKLEKILIEKNEIIIPKINKEIFTLIKEAKKEFKSKTLIGAKEIFYQILKNKKLLKKYKLSKSSFDFKDQNTLEYMEKNKIRLIETYKEFDEEIRFENEHFEIGKYVKNLTALAKAKKLDPLIGREEEIKTLTNILLRRNKNSAMLIGEPGVGKTAIVEGLASSIAQKKISAKLQNKTILMLKVSSLVSGTKYRGEFEDRLNNIIKFIEKNKNTIIFIDEIHTLIGAGNSEGALDASNILKPSLSRAEIQIIGATTYNEYRKYISKDKAFARRFQTITVKEPNEKDTLKIIKNIAKNFEDYHGVIYEKNALINIVKLSSKYLINKRFPDKAIDIIDIAGAIKKEELTKDNIITSDDIQKAVNEILSIKKTNNIKEEILELKEVENRINQKVIGQKNAVNELIKEIIKIKLGLNDDSKPLTSILLIGSNGCGKTTLTDELSKKIIKDQNSVLKLDMSDYREENSISKLIGTNPGYVGYSDGGILTNKLKHSFETFLLFENIENAHNSILNLISRMLENGELIDSKEDKILFKNTIIIMTTSIGSRMLLGEKNIGFNKNQQKNTEIKDLKEEIKQNLEKRFTSSLLDKIQKKIVLNVLTKDNVEEICKNYLNNLRTKFYSKGIEIEIKKDVNNFITKKYYKKNSGARSVITAIKEKIEEKIITKIAENQNISKITVYLEKEEIIIE, from the coding sequence TTGGTAGAAATAGATTCAAAAGAAATTGCAAGAAAAAATAAAAATAAAGAAGTTTCAACTTGGCACCTATTAATGTCTATAATTATCACTCCAAAAAAATCTGAAATAAAATTTATAGATACCAAAACTCTAAAGAACATTAAACAAGAAGCTATATCTGAAATAGAAAAATTAGAAAAAATTTTAATAGAAAAAAATGAAATAATCATTCCCAAAATTAATAAAGAGATTTTTACTCTCATAAAAGAGGCCAAAAAGGAGTTTAAATCTAAAACCTTAATAGGAGCAAAAGAAATTTTTTATCAAATATTAAAAAATAAAAAACTTCTAAAAAAGTACAAACTAAGTAAATCTAGCTTCGACTTTAAAGATCAAAACACATTAGAATACATGGAAAAAAATAAAATAAGATTAATTGAAACCTATAAAGAATTTGATGAAGAAATAAGATTTGAAAATGAGCACTTTGAAATTGGAAAATATGTTAAAAATTTAACAGCACTTGCAAAAGCTAAAAAATTAGACCCCTTGATTGGAAGAGAAGAGGAGATTAAAACTCTTACAAATATACTCTTAAGGAGAAACAAAAATAGCGCAATGCTAATAGGTGAGCCTGGAGTAGGAAAAACAGCAATAGTTGAAGGACTTGCATCAAGCATAGCACAAAAAAAAATAAGCGCCAAACTGCAAAACAAAACAATTTTAATGCTTAAAGTTTCAAGCTTAGTGTCAGGAACAAAATATAGAGGCGAATTTGAAGATCGTTTAAACAATATAATTAAGTTTATTGAAAAAAATAAAAACACAATAATATTTATTGACGAAATACATACCTTAATAGGAGCTGGAAACTCTGAAGGAGCTCTTGATGCATCAAATATATTAAAACCATCACTTTCTAGAGCTGAAATACAAATTATTGGAGCAACTACTTATAATGAATATCGAAAATACATTTCAAAAGACAAAGCATTTGCCAGAAGATTCCAAACAATCACTGTAAAAGAACCCAATGAAAAAGATACCTTAAAAATAATTAAAAATATTGCAAAAAATTTCGAAGACTATCATGGAGTAATCTATGAAAAAAACGCGCTTATAAATATAGTAAAACTTTCATCCAAATATCTAATAAACAAAAGATTTCCAGACAAAGCAATAGATATAATAGATATTGCTGGTGCAATTAAAAAAGAAGAACTTACAAAAGACAACATCATAACATCCGATGATATACAAAAAGCAGTAAATGAAATACTATCCATCAAAAAAACAAATAACATAAAAGAAGAAATTTTAGAATTAAAAGAAGTAGAAAATAGAATCAATCAAAAAGTGATCGGACAAAAAAATGCAGTAAATGAGCTTATTAAAGAAATTATTAAAATTAAACTTGGACTCAATGACGATTCTAAGCCTTTAACTTCAATATTGTTAATAGGGTCAAATGGATGTGGGAAAACCACTTTAACTGATGAACTATCTAAAAAAATTATTAAAGATCAAAATTCAGTATTAAAACTAGATATGTCGGATTACAGAGAAGAAAACTCTATCTCAAAATTAATTGGGACAAATCCAGGATACGTGGGTTACTCTGATGGAGGAATTCTAACAAACAAATTAAAACATTCATTTGAAACTTTCCTATTGTTTGAAAACATTGAAAATGCCCACAACTCTATATTAAACTTAATAAGTCGAATGCTTGAAAATGGAGAACTTATTGATAGCAAAGAAGATAAAATACTGTTTAAAAACACAATTATAATAATGACTACAAGCATTGGATCTAGAATGCTTCTTGGAGAGAAGAATATCGGATTTAACAAAAATCAACAAAAAAACACAGAAATAAAAGATTTAAAAGAAGAAATAAAACAAAATCTTGAAAAAAGATTTACATCATCTCTTTTAGATAAAATTCAAAAAAAAATTGTCCTAAATGTCCTAACAAAAGACAATGTAGAAGAAATTTGCAAAAATTACTTAAACAACCTTAGGACAAAATTTTATTCTAAAGGAATTGAAATAGAAATAAAAAAAGATGTTAACAACTTTATAACTAAAAAATACTATAAAAAAAATTCAGGAGCAAGAAGCGTAATTACTGCAATAAAAGAAAAAATAGAAGAAAAGATTATCACCAAAATAGCTGAGAATCAAAACATAAGCAAAATAACAGTTTATTTAGAAAAAGAAGAGATAATAATAGAATAA
- a CDS encoding isoleucyl-tRNA synthase: MFKKVENKANFPKIEEKILKFWADNKIFEKSMEQRKGCEEFTFYDGPPFATGLPHFGHFVPNTIKDIIPRYKTMQGKYVKRNFGWDTHGLPVEYEVEKKLGISGKYEIENYGIENFNKECKKIVLRYTKEWENIILRLGRWVNFEKGYKTMDINFMESVWWVFQNLYNKGLIYESYYVLPYSPKLATPLSNFEVNLGEYKEVNDPSLTIKFKIKDKNEYLLAWTTTPWTLPSNLGIAVGQEIKYSKIFDKKREETLILGSKKLNSYYDNENSYTILEEFKGNKLEGIEYEPIFNYFLEQKDKGAFKIHTADYVTTDDGTGIVHIAPFGEEDYKILKKHTNVDIIDPLDAECRFTDQVKDFKGLFVKDADKKIIENLKSRNFLFKRENYLHRYPFCYRTNCPIIYRPISSWFVNVEKIKTKLLKVNEKINWMPAHLKKGRFGKWLENAKDWAISRNRFWGNPIPIWICSKTGEKICVGSKEELEKLSGKKIEDLHKDKVDKITWPSKNGGTFIRTSEVLDCWFESGAMPYASNHYPFTNKNNFKNVFPADFIAEGLDQTRGWFYTLTILGTSLFESTAFKNVIVNGLVLSSDGRKMSKSFRNYTDPMKVIDSFGADALRLYLIMSPVIKADDLKYSDNGVKEVLKNVIIPIWNAYSFFTTYAIIDKFEPSKTLNLAKNNNLDKWIISELESLKKILNREIDRYNLTKSIESLTEFIDKLNNWYIRRSRRRFWKSENDKDKNDAYETLYYVIKNLIILLAPFIPFITEEIYQNLKTDEDKQSIHLNDYPKANENFINKTIEKKINLARKITSMARSLRSLHNIKIRMPIGTIYIVTKNQNEQNMLIEMQEIILDEINAKEMKIKSNEEELITYKAKANFKELGKKLGKDMKTVSIEIGKLKNEEIIKIINGISYEIKTANTQHYLSLNDIILERKEKDNLKIINEDSITIGIDSLITQELYLEGLSRELVRQIQNLRKEKNFDVSDRINLYIENNTTLKEILNKFEKYIKNETLTLNITLNKNKLEKKINLDDDIFTMIGIEKC, from the coding sequence ATGTTCAAAAAAGTAGAAAACAAGGCAAATTTTCCTAAAATAGAAGAAAAAATATTAAAATTTTGGGCTGACAACAAGATCTTTGAAAAATCAATGGAGCAACGAAAAGGTTGTGAAGAATTTACATTTTATGACGGGCCACCTTTTGCAACAGGACTTCCTCATTTTGGACACTTTGTTCCAAACACAATAAAAGACATAATTCCAAGATACAAAACAATGCAAGGTAAATATGTTAAAAGAAATTTTGGATGGGATACTCACGGCCTGCCTGTTGAATACGAAGTAGAAAAAAAATTAGGAATTTCTGGTAAATACGAAATAGAAAATTATGGTATTGAAAACTTTAACAAAGAATGCAAAAAAATAGTGCTTAGATATACAAAAGAATGGGAAAATATAATCTTAAGACTTGGAAGATGGGTAAATTTTGAAAAAGGCTACAAAACTATGGATATAAACTTCATGGAATCTGTATGGTGGGTATTTCAAAATCTTTACAATAAAGGTTTAATCTACGAAAGTTACTATGTGCTACCCTATTCCCCAAAACTTGCAACCCCACTCTCAAACTTTGAAGTAAATCTTGGAGAATATAAAGAAGTTAATGACCCGTCATTAACAATAAAGTTTAAAATAAAAGATAAAAACGAATACTTATTAGCATGGACAACCACACCTTGGACGTTGCCCTCAAACCTTGGAATTGCAGTAGGACAAGAGATAAAATATTCTAAAATATTTGACAAAAAAAGAGAAGAAACATTAATACTCGGATCAAAAAAGCTCAATAGCTATTATGATAATGAAAATTCATATACTATTTTAGAAGAATTCAAAGGAAACAAGCTTGAAGGAATAGAATACGAACCTATTTTCAACTACTTTTTAGAACAAAAAGATAAAGGAGCCTTCAAAATCCACACAGCCGATTATGTTACAACTGACGATGGAACAGGAATTGTTCATATTGCTCCTTTTGGAGAAGAAGACTACAAAATACTTAAAAAGCATACAAATGTCGATATAATAGACCCCTTGGATGCTGAATGTAGATTTACAGATCAGGTAAAAGATTTTAAAGGACTCTTTGTAAAAGATGCCGATAAAAAAATAATAGAAAACCTAAAATCCCGCAATTTTTTATTCAAAAGAGAAAATTATCTGCACAGATATCCATTTTGCTACAGAACAAACTGCCCAATTATTTACAGACCAATAAGCTCATGGTTTGTAAATGTAGAAAAAATAAAAACTAAACTCTTAAAAGTAAATGAAAAAATTAATTGGATGCCAGCCCATTTAAAAAAAGGGAGATTTGGAAAATGGCTGGAAAATGCAAAGGATTGGGCAATAAGCAGAAACAGATTTTGGGGAAATCCAATTCCAATCTGGATATGCTCAAAAACAGGAGAAAAAATTTGCGTTGGATCAAAAGAAGAACTTGAAAAACTATCTGGTAAAAAAATCGAAGACTTACACAAAGACAAAGTAGATAAAATAACCTGGCCAAGCAAAAATGGCGGCACATTTATAAGAACAAGCGAAGTTCTAGATTGTTGGTTTGAATCTGGAGCAATGCCTTACGCAAGCAATCACTATCCATTCACAAACAAAAATAATTTTAAAAATGTATTTCCTGCTGACTTTATTGCAGAAGGGTTAGATCAAACAAGAGGATGGTTTTATACTCTTACAATTCTAGGAACTTCTCTTTTTGAAAGCACAGCATTCAAAAATGTCATTGTAAATGGACTTGTACTTTCAAGCGACGGAAGAAAAATGTCAAAATCCTTTAGAAATTACACAGATCCAATGAAAGTAATAGATAGCTTTGGAGCTGATGCCTTAAGACTTTATCTAATAATGAGCCCTGTAATCAAAGCCGATGATTTAAAATATAGCGACAATGGAGTAAAAGAAGTTCTTAAAAATGTAATAATACCTATTTGGAACGCTTATTCCTTTTTCACAACCTATGCAATAATTGACAAATTTGAACCTTCAAAAACCCTCAACTTAGCTAAAAACAATAATCTTGACAAATGGATCATAAGTGAACTTGAAAGTCTGAAAAAAATACTAAATAGAGAAATAGACAGATACAATTTAACAAAATCAATAGAATCTCTTACTGAATTTATAGATAAATTAAATAATTGGTATATAAGAAGATCTAGAAGAAGATTTTGGAAATCAGAAAATGATAAAGACAAAAACGATGCCTACGAAACCTTATATTATGTAATCAAAAATTTAATAATTTTACTTGCACCCTTTATTCCGTTTATAACAGAAGAGATTTATCAAAATTTAAAAACCGATGAAGACAAGCAATCAATACATCTTAACGATTATCCAAAAGCAAACGAAAATTTTATTAACAAAACAATTGAAAAAAAAATAAATCTTGCAAGAAAAATAACTTCAATGGCAAGATCACTCAGATCATTACACAATATAAAAATACGCATGCCTATTGGCACAATATATATTGTCACAAAAAATCAAAATGAACAAAATATGCTAATAGAAATGCAAGAAATAATACTAGATGAAATAAATGCTAAGGAAATGAAAATAAAATCTAACGAAGAAGAGCTCATAACTTACAAAGCAAAAGCAAATTTTAAAGAACTTGGTAAAAAGCTTGGGAAAGATATGAAAACAGTATCTATTGAGATTGGTAAGCTAAAAAATGAAGAAATAATAAAAATAATAAATGGAATATCTTACGAAATAAAAACAGCCAATACACAGCATTACTTGTCATTAAATGATATAATATTGGAAAGAAAAGAAAAAGACAACTTAAAAATAATAAATGAAGATTCCATTACAATAGGAATAGACTCTCTAATCACACAAGAATTGTATTTGGAAGGGCTTTCAAGAGAACTTGTAAGGCAAATCCAAAATTTAAGAAAAGAAAAAAATTTTGATGTTAGTGATAGAATAAACTTATACATAGAAAATAATACAACATTAAAAGAAATACTAAATAAATTTGAAAAATATATTAAAAATGAAACATTGACACTAAATATAACATTAAACAAAAACAAGTTAGAAAAAAAAATAAACCTTGACGACGACATATTTACAATGATAGGAATTGAAAAATGTTAA
- a CDS encoding phosphomannomutase: MQKIKAKKKLKNYIILEKDKHFQKEAINIQKKNNDKEILNRFYKDLEFGTAGMRGIVGAGTCYINTYNVKKISQGICNYVLKINKNPKVAISYDSRYFSKEFAYSAAQIFASNNFEVYIYKSLRPTPQLSYTIRKFDCDVGVMITASHNSKEYNGYKAYWKGGIQMMPPHDTLITNEIQKVKTIINIMSIQEGIEKKNIKELGNEIDKEYLETINREFPDFQEKSKKINLKIAYTALHGTGGTIIKKLFANSQIQLFVEKSQIMPNSEFPTIKYPNPEKKTAMLKVIELAKKEHCDIALATDPDADRIGVAFKEQDEWIFLNGNQISCILMNYMLSKEINPKNTFVISSFVTTPMLEKIAKKYGSEIFRTYTGFKWMGSLIDEMEKKEPNKKFTFACEESNGYLIGREVRDKDAFSAIKGICSLALDLKAKQQTIKNYLEKIYKEFGYYEEFNIEKDFEGADGEIEREALMLKLREEQKVQFAGIKIIEKLDYKTLKKTNFKKEISEIKEYKYPINAIKFILENEIVITVRPSGTEPKIKFYISVKLEYKEKHKIFDIINAIKMEIKKY, encoded by the coding sequence ATGCAAAAAATTAAAGCCAAAAAAAAATTAAAAAATTACATTATTCTTGAAAAGGATAAACATTTTCAAAAAGAAGCAATAAACATACAAAAAAAAAACAATGATAAAGAAATTCTAAACAGATTCTACAAAGACCTAGAATTTGGCACTGCTGGTATGAGGGGAATTGTTGGAGCTGGAACATGCTACATAAATACATATAATGTAAAAAAAATAAGTCAAGGAATATGCAATTATGTGCTTAAAATAAACAAAAATCCTAAAGTTGCAATAAGTTATGATTCAAGGTACTTTTCAAAAGAATTCGCTTACAGTGCTGCTCAAATTTTTGCCTCAAATAATTTTGAAGTGTACATATATAAAAGCTTAAGACCTACTCCCCAACTATCTTATACGATAAGAAAATTTGATTGTGATGTTGGTGTTATGATAACAGCAAGTCATAATTCAAAAGAATATAATGGCTATAAAGCATATTGGAAAGGTGGGATCCAAATGATGCCGCCTCACGACACACTAATAACTAATGAAATACAAAAAGTAAAAACCATAATAAATATAATGAGTATACAAGAAGGCATTGAAAAAAAAAATATTAAAGAACTTGGTAATGAGATAGATAAAGAGTACTTGGAAACAATAAACAGAGAATTCCCCGATTTTCAAGAAAAGAGCAAAAAAATAAACTTAAAAATAGCCTACACGGCCCTACATGGTACTGGTGGAACCATAATAAAAAAATTATTTGCAAATAGCCAAATACAGCTTTTTGTAGAAAAAAGTCAAATAATGCCAAACTCTGAATTTCCAACAATAAAATATCCTAATCCTGAAAAAAAAACAGCAATGCTAAAAGTAATAGAGCTTGCAAAAAAAGAACACTGCGACATTGCCCTTGCGACAGATCCAGATGCTGACAGAATAGGAGTTGCATTTAAAGAACAAGACGAATGGATATTCTTAAATGGAAATCAAATATCCTGCATTTTAATGAACTATATGCTCTCAAAAGAAATAAACCCTAAAAATACATTTGTAATATCATCATTTGTAACAACACCAATGCTAGAAAAAATTGCAAAAAAATATGGTTCTGAGATTTTTAGGACTTACACAGGATTTAAGTGGATGGGAAGCTTAATTGATGAAATGGAAAAAAAAGAACCGAATAAAAAATTTACCTTTGCATGCGAAGAAAGTAATGGATATCTAATTGGAAGAGAAGTTCGAGACAAGGATGCCTTTTCAGCCATAAAAGGGATTTGTTCTTTAGCACTTGACTTAAAAGCTAAACAGCAAACAATTAAAAATTATCTTGAAAAGATATACAAAGAATTTGGATATTATGAAGAATTTAATATAGAAAAAGACTTTGAAGGGGCTGATGGAGAAATAGAAAGAGAAGCTCTAATGTTAAAGCTAAGAGAAGAACAAAAAGTACAATTTGCTGGAATTAAGATAATTGAAAAATTAGATTATAAAACTCTAAAAAAAACCAACTTCAAAAAAGAAATTTCAGAAATAAAAGAATATAAATATCCTATAAACGCAATAAAATTTATACTTGAAAACGAAATTGTAATAACTGTAAGACCATCTGGCACAGAGCCAAAAATTAAATTTTATATATCTGTAAAACTTGAATATAAGGAAAAACATAAAATATTTGATATAATAAATGCAATAAAGATGGAGATAAAAAAATATTAA